The genomic interval TGTCCGCGCGGGCGAGTTCGTGGCGATCGTCGGTCCCAGCGGCTGCGGCAAGTCCACCCTGCTCCGTCTCCTCATCGGCTTCGACAAACCGGTCTCCGGCAGCGTCCTCTACGACGGCCAGGACCTGGGCGCCCTCGACCAGTCGGCGGTGCGGCGGCAGTGCGGGGTGGTGCTCCAGCACGCGCAGCCGTTCACCGGTTCCATCCTGGACGTCATCTGCGGCGCCGAGCCGTTCACGCCCGAGGAGGCGATGGCGGCGGCCGAGATGGCGGGGCTCGCCGAGGACATCAAGCGGATGCCGATGGGCCTGCACACGATCGTCGCGGGCAGTGGCGCGGTGTCGGGCGGCCAGCGTCAACGCCTCATGATCGCCCAGGCGTTGATCCGCCGACCGCGCATCCTCTTCTTCGACGAGGCGACCAGCGCCCTGGACAACGAGACCCAGCGCACGGTGATCGAGAGCACCAAGGCCCTCAACGCCACCCGGATCGTCATAGCGCACCGCCTGTCGACCGTGCTCGACGCGGACCGCGTCGTCGTCATGGAGGACGGCAAGGTCGCCCAACAGGGGCCGCCCGCACAGCTGTTGGCGGACACGGGCGGACGGTTGCACGAACTGGTACGGCGGCAGATGGCGTGACGGGTCGACCGGGCCCGGGATGCGTCAGTCCAGGCCCGGCACGACAGCGCCGGAGGGAACCCCGGCCGCCAAGTAGCCGTCGTAGAACGCCTTCCAGGGCACACCTGCGCCGGTGTGCGGACCCTCTACGGCCTCACCGCGAGCCTTCGCGTCGAGCGCGGCCAGGCAGACCTCCCAGCCGGCACCGTTGCGGGACGCGGTGTTCTCGGCGCTCAGGACATTGGTGAGCGTGAAGCGGGTGCGCTTCTCCTCGATCTCCTCCAGGTCGAAGTGCAGTTCGTCACCGCCCCATTCGAAGGACAGATGCCGGGGTGCGTCGACGGCGATGACCCGGCCGGTCGACTCGGGCATGTTGGGGTCGCCGCTGAAGGTGACCGTGCCGCCGGGGCGCAGGTCGAACTCGGCCCGCGAGGGGAACCATTGGGCGAGTTCGTCGGGGTCGGTCACGAACTGCCAGACGCGGTCGAGGGGTTGGTCGTAGGTGCGGCTGAAACGGACGGCGGGGCGACCGTCGTCCAGGGTCAGATACGTGCCGGTGAGGTCGACGGACATGGCGGATCAGTCCTTCGGGGTGGGTGGCGAGGTGTCGTCGTCCGACGTCTCGTCGAGGCGCTGCCCCAGCCTGTCCAGGCTGCGGTTCCACAGCTCGCGGTAGGGGGCGAGCCAGGCGTCGAGTTCGGCGATCGGGGCCGGGTCGAGGGCGTAGACACGGCGTTGCGCGTCCTGCCGTACCCGGACCAGGCCCGCGTCCCGCAGCACCCGTAGATGCTTCGACGTGCTGGGCTGGCTCAGACCGCATGCCTCCACGATCTCGCCGACGGGCCGGGGCCGCTCCAGGAGCAGGCCGACGATGGCCCGCCGGTGGGGATCGGCGAGGGCGGTCCAGAGCGAGGCGTCGGACATGAGCCCAATATGCCTCGCTGGTTATATTCCAGTCAAGGAATACAGCACCCGGAACCCGGAACGCACGCCCCTTCAGGAGACCGGGCGGCCGTACCCCGCGACGTCCCCGTGATCCACCCCGTGCGCCGCCCAGCTGTACAGATGCAGGTCGAGGCCGTCCGGGTCGTTGAACACCAGCAGCCAACCGATCGACGCCTCGATCACCGGCGAGTGCGGGACACCGAGGGTGTCGAGATGAGCGGCCCACGCCTCCACGTCGGCCTTGTCCCGGACCGCGAAGCTGACCGGGTCGAAGCCCTGACAGCCTTGCGCCGCCTGGGAGTTGACACGCAGGCAGAGCATGGAGTCGCCGAGTCCCGGGACCTCCCCCGCCACCCCGCGCACGACTCCGTCCGCGTCCTGGAACTCATACGTGACCTTGAAGCCGAGCACGCGGCCGTACCAGTCGCGTGAGCGATCGAGGTCGGTGACGGGCATCTTCACGTGGTGGATTCCGGCGAGCTCCGGCATGACTCTCACGCTCCTCGCTCATTTCACCGCAGTAAGACTGCGCCGATTTCCTCTAGACTCCTCCCCATGCCCGAACCCGTCAACCAGAAGAGGTCCTATCGCTCGGCCAAGCGCGCCGAGGCGGCAGCGACGACCCGCATCCGCATCCGGGAAGCAGCCGCCCGGCTCTTCACAGAGAACGGATACACAGGCACGCGGATGAAGGAGGTGGCGGCGCTGGCCGGTGTCGGCGAGCGCACGCTGTACGACGCCTTCCCCACCAAGGCGGCCCTGTTCGGGCACACCCTGGGCGTCACGATCGCCGGTGACGAGGAGCCGGTCGCCGTCCCGGAGCGCTCCGAGACCCTGGCGATCCGGGACGAGCCCGACCCCGAGCGCGCGATCGGCCGCGCCGTCGACCAGATGACCGACCTGCTGGAACGCGCCGGTGACCTGATCATGGTGACCGTCGAGGCGGCCGGCGCCGACCCGGACATGCGGGCGTCGGCGGACGCCGGTGCCGAGGCGACGTACGGCGTGCATCTGGCCCTGACCACGGCACTTGAGGAGCGCGGAGCCCTCCGCCCGGGCCTCGACGCGCGCACCGCCGCCGACACGCTCTACGCCCTCGCCTCACCGCACATGCATCAACTCCTGCGCAGGCACCGGGGTTGGACGCGGGACGCCTATCGGGCTTGGCTGCGGCGGGTGTTGGTCGCGGAGTTGCTCGGTTCTCACTGAGCGGTGCCCTGCCAGAGTTCCGGGACGTCA from Streptomyces sp. NBC_01288 carries:
- a CDS encoding SRPBCC family protein, with translation MSVDLTGTYLTLDDGRPAVRFSRTYDQPLDRVWQFVTDPDELAQWFPSRAEFDLRPGGTVTFSGDPNMPESTGRVIAVDAPRHLSFEWGGDELHFDLEEIEEKRTRFTLTNVLSAENTASRNGAGWEVCLAALDAKARGEAVEGPHTGAGVPWKAFYDGYLAAGVPSGAVVPGLD
- a CDS encoding ArsR/SmtB family transcription factor, yielding MSDASLWTALADPHRRAIVGLLLERPRPVGEIVEACGLSQPSTSKHLRVLRDAGLVRVRQDAQRRVYALDPAPIAELDAWLAPYRELWNRSLDRLGQRLDETSDDDTSPPTPKD
- a CDS encoding VOC family protein — encoded protein: MPELAGIHHVKMPVTDLDRSRDWYGRVLGFKVTYEFQDADGVVRGVAGEVPGLGDSMLCLRVNSQAAQGCQGFDPVSFAVRDKADVEAWAAHLDTLGVPHSPVIEASIGWLLVFNDPDGLDLHLYSWAAHGVDHGDVAGYGRPVS
- a CDS encoding TetR/AcrR family transcriptional regulator gives rise to the protein MPEPVNQKRSYRSAKRAEAAATTRIRIREAAARLFTENGYTGTRMKEVAALAGVGERTLYDAFPTKAALFGHTLGVTIAGDEEPVAVPERSETLAIRDEPDPERAIGRAVDQMTDLLERAGDLIMVTVEAAGADPDMRASADAGAEATYGVHLALTTALEERGALRPGLDARTAADTLYALASPHMHQLLRRHRGWTRDAYRAWLRRVLVAELLGSH